Genomic window (Brevibacterium paucivorans):
TGCGGACACCCCGTTCGCCGCCCTTTTGGCGGCAGACTCGCAAACCCGCGTCGAACCGGGGAGAACGGGGAAGTTTCTAGCGCCGTTAAGTGTGGATCGGCTGAGGCTTGTCGACTCCCAGTTCACTCCGCTCACCGTTCTTCTGCACCGTTTAGGAATCGACCGATTGGGCCAGTTAGCGACTCTGCCACGCACCCAGGTCTACACCCGGTTCGGGGAAACAGGTGCGCGTGCGTGGCTTCTTGCCTCCGGGCACACCTACGAACTTCCCCGGGAACATGTGCGATCTCGCGATTTTACCGTGAGCGCGCCTGTTGAACCGCCCACGGGCAGGCTCGACATCATTTCGTTTAAAGCACGCGAACTGGCCATCGATTTCGTTGAGCGCATTCGAGAAGCCGGACTGGTCTGTACGCACGTGCGCATCGTGCTACACGCATCCAACGACACGTATGAACGTACATGGCATTTAGACACGCTCACCGAAACCACGCTGGCCGACCGTGTGCGCTGGCAAGCCGCAGGATGGCAAGGGTCACGCACCGAAAAAACCCCGCACGCAGAAGACAGCGGTGGCAGTGATGCCAACGAGGACGGAATACACCACATCGAGTTCTTCGCACAAGAACTCGTCGCCCCCTTACGCGCCCAGTCGAACCTGTTTGCCCCACACACCGACGACGTCAGTGCCGCACTCGAACGCATCCAAGGACTTTTCGGAATCGACGCAGTGAACGTCCCAGCCCTGCAGGGAGGGCGATCACCTGAGGAAACGAACCTGTGGACCCCTTGGAGGCACAGCACTGAACCCGCCCGCGACCCCCAGGCGCCGTGGCCCGGAGCCTTGCCACCACCTCGGCCCACCTTGGTAGAAAACACGCCCGTAGACCTGCTCAACGAATACGGTGAGCCGGTTGTTGCCAGACCTGCCGGGCTGGACAGCACCCCGCGGGTTCTTCGCACTCGGGAAGGCACGCAGGCTGTCACCAACTTTTCTTCCGCTTGGCCCGTAGACACGCAGTGGTGGGGTAAGCACCAGTACCACGTGCGGTGCCAGATTGTGACCGAAACCGGTGAAGCGTACGTGCTGTGCAAAGAAGCCGGGCAGTGGGCCATCGTGGGGAGGTACGCGTGATGTACGCCGAACTTCATACGCATTCGAACTTCTCGTTCCTCGACGGGGCCTCAGACCCGGAAGAACTCGTGCACGCGGCACATGCTGCAGGGCTGTCCGCCTTGGCTTTGACCGATCACAACGGGCTGTACGGTGCCGTGCGTTTTGCGCAAGAAGCCCAGTGCGTGGGAATTCCCACTGTTTTTGGGGCGGAACTGTCCGTGGGGCTCACGCACAAGATTCCAGGGCAAAAAGACCCGCAGGCCACTCACCTTCTAGTGCTTGCCCGCAGTGTCGACGGGTACAGGCAACTGTCACGCGCGATCTCTCGGGGGTATGAACACGGCGAGAAAAACCGCCCGGTTTTCCACCTCGAAGAACTCGCTGCCTTAGACCCCGACTGGTACATCCTCACGGGGTGTCGCAAAGGGCCACTCATTCCCCACCTCGGCGACCCTGACGGGGGCATCAGCGCACTCCGTGGTCTGGCCGAGCTGTTTCCAGACCGGGTTGTGGTCGAACTGACCCGCTTTGGATACCCCACTGACGATGCGCGGATTGACCACCTCACCGGTTTAGCCGGCCGTGCGAAACTTCCCACCGTGGCCACGAACGCGGTTCACTATGCGCAC
Coding sequences:
- a CDS encoding DNA polymerase Y family protein encodes the protein MSEGARTLVLTVPDWPALAVTLREDINVSEPVMVVRAGVVYSANASARKHGVVRGMNTRSAQLRCPHAHVYPFDLDRDHQEFATAVTVLDHMVAWFSLFHPGTVTIPISSLERTYENEERAVHDLLTELIDATGWEVFAGIADTPFAALLAADSQTRVEPGRTGKFLAPLSVDRLRLVDSQFTPLTVLLHRLGIDRLGQLATLPRTQVYTRFGETGARAWLLASGHTYELPREHVRSRDFTVSAPVEPPTGRLDIISFKARELAIDFVERIREAGLVCTHVRIVLHASNDTYERTWHLDTLTETTLADRVRWQAAGWQGSRTEKTPHAEDSGGSDANEDGIHHIEFFAQELVAPLRAQSNLFAPHTDDVSAALERIQGLFGIDAVNVPALQGGRSPEETNLWTPWRHSTEPARDPQAPWPGALPPPRPTLVENTPVDLLNEYGEPVVARPAGLDSTPRVLRTREGTQAVTNFSSAWPVDTQWWGKHQYHVRCQIVTETGEAYVLCKEAGQWAIVGRYA